The window GTTTCAGGATTTCTGGATATTGACGTTGATCTCATTCGCTACGGTTTCGTTAGCCGGAGTTCTCTATACAGTTCATCTCTACCGTATCCGAAAACATCTGTTTCACTTGGAGAAGATTCCACTATTGAACAACTTTTTCATTCGTAATCATTCAACTAATTAGTTACTACAGTCCTACTTTCTTCTCGTAATTACATGTAACTATGTAACGTTTAAAGAACATGCCaccattttaaatttgaaataaacatTTTCTTACTCCACAAGTCCACCATAAAAATATACCcagctttttttttgaaacaatgcctacgctttttttttttttttttgtaacaccaacTTTCATTCATACTTAGTCTTCAatttttataatcaaaattttacaataacataatataaatttattattgcATACTTTTTTTATTACTGCATACCTTTGTCACTAAAGTTACTTAATTATCTCATCTAGTACTGTAATCACCTTCGTCGACCTTCGGCGTCCTCTCGACGCATAGAATCCTCTGACCTACTCGTCACattaccacaaaaaaaaattaaaccttaAGGCAGTTAAATTATAAGCAATACTAACTTTGATTAAACATATTTTGGGAGAATAATCTGATACATTAGCTATCCTTATAGTTTTGGTTTTTCTGGTGTCAAAGTTCAAAAACTTCCAactcaaaacttatttatacaACGAGtaatttgtgtgtgtttattaCATATCAGTTGAAATTCTATCTTATTTCAAACATAAACCATTTGGGATCATGATTCTTGTCATGAAATCTTGAAGGGACTTTGAGACTATATAAtaaatctatgaaaataaaatcaaaacaagtTTTCGTCAAATTGGTTTACCTATTAACCTTCCGTTCATTTGTTCAGCGGCTTCAGCGCTTACACTGCTTTCAAACTCAATGAAAGCAAATCCTCTCGACTGTCCTCTGAAATCCTTTGCTCGAACCGATCTTATAATCTTTCCGAAACCCGAGAACATCTGAACCAATGCCTCATCAGAGACTTGTGGATCGAGATTTGCTACATACAAACTCGTGAACTGGCTTGGACGACGAGAAAAACCGTGACGATACTGGTTGCTCATCTTTAGCTAGCTATGTTCAATAATCAATACCTTCATAGTAATAAATGTAATGTGTCTCCTtgtaacaaaaaagaaaagaataggttttctaaaaaaacaaaaaatagaaaagaataTGTGCATATATACAGTCAGATTTATTGACTAAAATGAGTGATTACAGATTTGACTATGACgcatttttattttcagtttcatAGTACTAAATGTAATGTGtctttttgtaacaaaaatagaaaagtaTACTTGTATTCATATACACACAAATTTATTAACCAAAAGTAGTGATTCAGATTTGACCATTAGGAGAGACAGCGAAGtactttaaattttagtttgcattataaccaaaccgaaattaaagTGAACCAAACAATTTTTGTTTGACATGCTTGACAAAAACAAAGCTAGAGAAGTGCAAATTAACTGCAAATTAAATCATATCGAACTATATTCTAAACAATAGTTTTGTTATGTCAAATATATTATGTCTCATGTTGAATTCATATGTTTATATCTTTTGTTCATTAATTTGATTAGGGGAAAGTTGCGTTCTAAATATagatttcaatattttattccATATATTAATAGGCATCCATTCCAAGAAACGGAATTTATAAAATTGTACTTAAGACAAAGAAGATCTTTTCACTTCATAACAGTAAATCACAACAATTTATTGAGAAAAAAGATTATGATCAGTAAGGTGACGGTGCCATGTCAATGACTTTGTAGACCCACTTATATTCTAACTTTGGCGTTTGCTTACCATGGGTAAAGTAAATCCCATCATCTCTGCAAAACCAAAAATTCTTCTTACCATAATGAAGTATGAGACCACCACTTTTGTATGCCATGAACTTCGCATGAAATCTGAATTCAATTCCCTGCGCTAAATCACAATTGATCCTGGTTCCGAAGATACTatcataaaaactaaaatcgTAGACTTCTCCAGGCTTCAAAAGGTGCTCGCCTAGATCGTCTTCGTCTGATCTACAATGAATTTTAAGGACGTTGTTTCCAGCAAGAGAGTTTATAAAATGTACTGAATTTTTCATTTTGATGGCCAGGGCGTTACTCAATCCTACGCCCAATGCGATGATAAAAAGAGAACGATAGAGGTTATTCATCCCTTTGCTCAATCGATGTGCTCTATATTTTGAGGGGTCATATCTGAATACTAAAAGATCCTGGTTTATATAAAGGTGTGGATTGTTCTAAAATACATGTATCATTTTCTTTTCAATATGTACATATAAGTATATAACAAAAACTGTATTCAAGAAAGTTTAGCAAAATCTTAATTAATAATGATTAATTGGTGATGGTCAGAGTGACTTTTTGTGCATCATGTATATGGATGCAAGAAAATAGTTTCTAACAAGAAAATagtttgatgaaaaaaaaacaagaaaatagtttaccttgttattatattttcacTAAAACTGatttattacaaaattaaaagaGATAAGATTGAATATTATATTACCATAAAAATTGAGCGTATATAAACTTTCCTTTTtggttaaattatttaattttaactaaatttaaattatctaaTTTAGTATGTACTACAATGAAGTTAGTCTTATTGATCAGGGGTTGCATTCTTTCTAAACTATACAAtctgaaatatatttatacaaataaaaaccCACTGGTATTGAAGAAACATATATACATGATGATCTTATAAACACGTTCGTCGGGCCAAGGGCCAAACGTAAAATTGCAAAAATCTCTTCAACCACGCGCATACAGATTAACGTAAGTCTAGTTGTCATGAAAACCCCCGAAAATAATCATATACTAACTATCAACTATCAAGTCtttgttacaatatatatactatatgtatgtatattaaATCTATTATGTATCATGTTGTAGAATTCATTTGTCTATATTTTTCTCATTAATTTGAATAGGGGTAAAAAGTTGCGTTCTAAATATAGATTGCAAtattttattcaatatatatttatgggTATCCGTTCCAAGAACGGAATTCATAAAATTGCACTTCAAACAAACAAGATCTTTTCACTTCATTTCAGTAAAGCACAACAATTTATTGAGAGAAAGATTCAGATCAGTAATGAGACGGTGCCATGTCAAGGACACTGTAGACCCACTTATACTCTAACTTTGGCTCGTCCTTACCATGGGTAAAGTAAATCCCATCATCTCTAGAAAACCAAAAATTCTGTTTGCCGTAATGACCTATGAGACCACCACCTTCATATGCCCTGAAATTTGCATGAAATCTGAATTCAATTCCCTGCCATAAATCACAATTGATCAAGGTTCCCATGATACTGTCATAAAAACTAAACTCGTAGATTTCTCCAGGCTTCAAAAGGTGCTCGCCTAGATCGTCTTCGTCTGATATACAATGAATTTTAAGAACGTTGTTTCCACCAAGAGAGTTCATAAAATGTACCGAATTTTTCTCTTTGACCAGGGCATTACTCAATCCTATGCACAATGCAATGATAAACAGAGAACAGTAGAGGTTATTCATTGCTTTGATCAATCTATGTGCTCAATATTTTGAGTGGATGGTTCTTATATGCATGTGTAATTTATTTTCCTGTCAAGATTTAGTATACACATAACTGTGTAAAAGTTATTTTCCAAAAAAGAAGATATACATATAACAATATTTGTCTTTATGAAATATTCAGTAAAATCTtaattaataatgataaatttaTCATCTCTCACATACTGAGATTCGAATCTGGTAGATCTACCTTTAAGCTAAAAGACTTTAATGGTAGAGTTAGAAGTTAATGTTAttttaacaacaacaaaaagtgtAAAAgtacatataataataattttatttatgaaaatctcagtaaaattaattcatttgtatatttatttttcattaatttgaatctatactatactaaaagtaaGATATCTTGATCAGATAGCCTGTCCACGTCCTCAAAAAAAATTAGCCAATAGAAAACTTATGTT of the Brassica rapa cultivar Chiifu-401-42 chromosome A03, CAAS_Brap_v3.01, whole genome shotgun sequence genome contains:
- the LOC103855529 gene encoding S-protein homolog 9-like, whose product is MNNLYRSLFIIALGVGLSNALAIKMKNSVHFINSLAGNNVLKIHCRSDEDDLGEHLLKPGEVYDFSFYDSIFGTRINCDLAQGIEFRFHAKFMAYKSGGLILHYGKKNFWFCRDDGIYFTHGKQTPKLEYKWVYKVIDMAPSPY
- the LOC103855528 gene encoding polyadenylate-binding protein 4-like codes for the protein MSNQYRHGFSRRPSQFTSLYVANLDPQVSDEALVQMFSGFGKIIRSVRAKDFRGQSRGFAFIEFESSVSAEAAEQMNGRLIGQRILCVERTPKVDEGDYSTR
- the LOC103855530 gene encoding S-protein homolog 9, with protein sequence MNNLYCSLFIIALCIGLSNALVKEKNSVHFMNSLGGNNVLKIHCISDEDDLGEHLLKPGEIYEFSFYDSIMGTLINCDLWQGIEFRFHANFRAYEGGGLIGHYGKQNFWFSRDDGIYFTHGKDEPKLEYKWVYSVLDMAPSHY